The following proteins are co-located in the Spirosoma montaniterrae genome:
- a CDS encoding endonuclease/exonuclease/phosphatase family protein, whose translation MKSILLLLIGLSMAQAALAQTKPPVRVATYNIRFNNPTDGVNAWPNRKERVKALIRYHRFDLFGVQEALRGQLNDLAEMSEFAFVGKGRDDGKEAGEHSAIFYRKDRFNLLQTGDFWLSETPDKPGKGWDATCCNRICSWAKLLDKRTRKSVYFFSVHFDHQGVEARRQSGKLMVQKMREIAKNDPVICVGDLNSTPDTEQVQTIQTLLNDAYRVTKMPPYGPVGTFNGFKFDAPLKDRIDYIFVSKNAQVLDYAVLTDAQDQRYPSDHQPVASQVVLP comes from the coding sequence ATGAAATCGATTTTACTCCTGCTTATCGGTTTGTCGATGGCGCAAGCTGCTCTGGCTCAGACAAAACCGCCTGTTCGCGTTGCTACGTACAACATCCGTTTCAATAACCCCACCGACGGCGTCAATGCCTGGCCCAACCGAAAAGAACGAGTAAAAGCCCTGATTCGCTACCACCGCTTCGACCTGTTTGGCGTGCAGGAGGCCCTGCGCGGTCAACTCAACGACCTGGCCGAAATGTCGGAATTTGCGTTTGTCGGTAAAGGCCGTGACGATGGCAAAGAAGCGGGCGAACACTCGGCCATTTTCTACCGGAAAGACCGCTTCAACCTGCTACAGACCGGCGATTTCTGGTTGAGCGAAACGCCCGATAAACCCGGCAAAGGCTGGGATGCCACCTGCTGCAACCGCATCTGCTCATGGGCCAAATTGCTGGATAAGCGCACCCGAAAATCAGTATATTTTTTTAGCGTACACTTTGATCATCAGGGTGTTGAAGCCCGTCGACAGTCGGGAAAACTGATGGTGCAGAAAATGCGCGAGATTGCTAAAAACGACCCTGTTATCTGCGTGGGCGATCTGAACTCAACGCCCGACACCGAGCAGGTGCAGACAATACAAACGCTGCTCAACGATGCGTACCGCGTTACCAAAATGCCACCCTACGGACCCGTTGGCACCTTCAACGGATTTAAGTTCGACGCCCCGCTTAAAGACCGCATCGACTACATATTCGTCAGCAAAAACGCGCAGGTACTCGACTATGCCGTGCTGACCGACGCGCAGGACCAACGCTACCCATCTGACCATCAGCCCGTTGCGAGTCAGGTAGTGTTACCTTGA
- a CDS encoding sugar phosphate isomerase/epimerase family protein, which produces MKTRLFIFCLSLSLLLSFTDSLAQKGKPLYTFPLGVQAYTYRNSFPKDVIATLDTIKALGITEMEGGAPKGMSPDEFRKLCNERGIRIPSTGDGYESITKDPTKAIANAKALGASYVMVAWIPHQRGNFTLANAQKAVDDFNRVGKILKENGLTFCYHNHGYEFQKHENGTLFDYMVQNTNPDYVSFEMDILWTQHGGADPVALLKKYGNRFKLMHLKDLKKGVKGDLTGGTPAENDVPLGQGQVNIPEILRLAKQLGIQHYFIEDESNKEYEQMPVSIAYLKSLRQ; this is translated from the coding sequence ATGAAAACACGTTTGTTTATCTTCTGCCTGTCTCTTTCGCTGCTTTTATCGTTTACCGACTCGCTGGCGCAAAAAGGAAAACCGCTCTACACCTTTCCACTTGGCGTTCAGGCGTATACGTACCGAAATAGCTTTCCCAAAGACGTGATTGCCACGCTCGATACCATCAAAGCATTAGGCATTACCGAAATGGAAGGCGGGGCACCCAAAGGTATGTCGCCCGACGAATTTCGTAAGCTCTGCAACGAACGCGGCATCCGTATTCCTTCTACGGGCGACGGCTACGAGTCGATTACCAAAGACCCGACAAAAGCAATTGCCAATGCCAAAGCTTTAGGCGCGTCGTATGTGATGGTAGCCTGGATTCCGCATCAGCGCGGCAATTTTACGCTGGCAAACGCCCAAAAAGCGGTTGACGACTTCAACCGGGTGGGTAAAATCCTGAAAGAAAATGGCCTGACGTTCTGCTACCACAACCACGGCTACGAGTTTCAGAAGCATGAAAACGGCACGTTGTTCGACTACATGGTGCAGAACACGAACCCCGACTATGTATCGTTTGAGATGGACATTCTCTGGACGCAGCACGGCGGAGCCGACCCGGTGGCGTTACTTAAGAAGTACGGCAACCGCTTCAAACTCATGCACCTGAAAGACCTTAAAAAGGGCGTAAAAGGCGACCTGACCGGTGGCACCCCCGCCGAAAACGACGTGCCACTGGGGCAGGGGCAGGTAAACATACCCGAGATTCTGCGGCTGGCAAAGCAGCTTGGCATTCAGCACTATTTTATTGAGGATGAGAGCAATAAAGAGTATGAGCAGATGCCCGTCAGCATTGCCTACCTGAAAAGTTTGCGGCAGTAA
- a CDS encoding glycoside hydrolase family 140 protein, producing MQRIRVSDNHRFLVHNDGTPFFWLGDTAWELFHRLTRDETDLYLQNRAHKGFTVIQAVVLAELDGLRVPNANGDVPLIEVDPTQPNEAYFQHVDWVIDRAASLGLYVGLLPTWGDKVNQRYDWAKGPEVFNESNAAEYGTFLGNRYRNRLNIIWILGGDRDPDERAVAIWRAMATGILKGVGRRENALMTFHPQPFESGSSSRWFHDDEWLSLNMLQTGHDRHKNTFEQITADYNRLPAKPVLDGEPTYEAHGLSFKPFENGYSSDAEVRKFAYWALFSGACGHTYGCHSIWQFYAPGREGINFPIYYWTDALDLAGASQMRHLSALMTRPSITDRIPDQSLLAGHQPKDDEYIVATRTTDGRFVLVYTPTGRTFGIDTRELAGESVCWHWFNPRDGSETVPQTVPKTAVLSFQPPNSGYGHDWVLLLSPL from the coding sequence ATGCAACGCATCCGGGTTTCTGACAATCATCGCTTTCTGGTTCACAACGATGGTACGCCGTTTTTCTGGTTGGGCGATACGGCCTGGGAATTGTTCCATCGCCTGACCCGCGACGAAACCGACCTCTACCTGCAAAACCGCGCCCATAAAGGCTTCACCGTTATTCAGGCTGTTGTTTTGGCCGAACTCGACGGGCTGCGCGTTCCCAACGCCAACGGTGATGTACCGCTGATTGAGGTCGACCCCACGCAACCCAACGAAGCGTATTTTCAGCACGTCGATTGGGTAATTGACCGGGCTGCGTCGCTGGGGCTGTACGTTGGTCTGCTGCCAACGTGGGGCGACAAGGTGAACCAACGCTACGACTGGGCGAAAGGGCCGGAAGTTTTCAACGAATCGAATGCCGCCGAATACGGAACGTTTCTGGGCAATCGCTACCGCAACCGACTCAATATTATCTGGATACTCGGTGGCGACCGCGACCCCGACGAGCGCGCCGTTGCCATCTGGCGGGCTATGGCAACCGGCATTCTGAAGGGCGTGGGCAGGCGCGAAAACGCGCTGATGACGTTTCATCCGCAGCCGTTCGAGAGCGGCTCGTCGTCGCGCTGGTTTCACGACGACGAGTGGTTGAGCCTGAATATGCTGCAAACCGGCCACGACCGCCATAAAAACACATTCGAGCAGATCACCGCCGACTATAACCGGCTGCCTGCCAAGCCGGTACTCGATGGCGAACCGACGTATGAAGCCCACGGCCTGAGTTTCAAACCATTCGAGAATGGGTATTCGTCGGACGCGGAGGTGCGGAAATTTGCCTATTGGGCTTTGTTTTCGGGAGCTTGTGGTCATACCTACGGCTGTCATAGCATCTGGCAGTTTTATGCCCCCGGTCGCGAAGGAATCAATTTCCCGATTTATTACTGGACCGACGCGCTCGATCTGGCCGGAGCATCACAGATGCGGCACCTGAGCGCGTTGATGACCCGCCCTTCCATAACCGACCGTATTCCCGACCAATCGCTGCTGGCGGGGCATCAGCCCAAAGATGATGAGTACATCGTAGCCACGCGTACCACCGACGGGCGGTTCGTGCTGGTGTACACGCCCACGGGCCGAACGTTCGGCATCGACACGCGGGAGCTGGCGGGCGAGTCGGTGTGCTGGCATTGGTTCAACCCGCGCGACGGTAGCGAGACCGTGCCGCAAACGGTGCCGAAAACGGCTGTACTATCATTTCAGCCGCCCAATTCGGGGTATGGTCACGATTGGGTTTTACTCCTTAGCCCGCTTTGA